In Clostridium sp. SY8519, one genomic interval encodes:
- a CDS encoding RnfABCDGE type electron transport complex subunit B encodes MSMAIIIAACVVGGVGIVIGIVLGIAGEKFKVEVDPKEEAVLEVLPGNNCGACGYPGCSGLAAAIAKGEAPVNACPVGGAPVGEKVGAIMGVAAEETVRNVAFVMCGGDCTKTKDLYKYTGVEDCVTVKNMPNGGPKGCTYGCMGYGSCVKVCPFDAIHVVNGIAVVDKEQCKACEKCIKVCPQHLIELVPYDSTHLVNCHSNAKGKQLMSVCDVGCIGCMMCVKACEYDAVKVENSLAHIDQSKCVGCGKCAAKCPRHIILGTPAEPEKKEEATA; translated from the coding sequence ATGAGTATGGCTATTATTATTGCCGCCTGCGTAGTCGGCGGTGTGGGAATTGTCATCGGTATTGTTCTTGGAATTGCCGGTGAAAAATTCAAAGTAGAAGTAGACCCGAAAGAAGAAGCAGTACTGGAAGTACTTCCGGGCAACAACTGCGGTGCCTGCGGATATCCGGGCTGCTCCGGCCTTGCGGCAGCGATCGCCAAAGGGGAAGCGCCTGTAAATGCCTGCCCGGTAGGCGGCGCTCCGGTAGGAGAAAAAGTCGGCGCGATTATGGGTGTCGCTGCGGAAGAAACTGTCCGCAACGTAGCATTTGTAATGTGCGGCGGTGACTGTACCAAAACAAAAGACCTTTATAAATATACCGGTGTGGAAGACTGTGTGACAGTCAAAAACATGCCGAACGGGGGCCCGAAGGGCTGTACCTATGGATGTATGGGATATGGCAGCTGTGTAAAAGTATGTCCCTTTGACGCAATCCATGTGGTAAACGGCATTGCCGTAGTGGATAAGGAGCAGTGCAAAGCCTGCGAGAAATGCATTAAGGTATGCCCGCAGCATCTGATTGAGCTGGTTCCTTACGATTCCACACATCTGGTAAACTGCCACTCCAATGCCAAAGGCAAACAGCTGATGTCTGTCTGCGACGTGGGATGCATCGGATGTATGATGTGCGTGAAAGCCTGTGAGTATGACGCTGTAAAAGTGGAAAATTCACTGGCGCATATCGATCAGTCCAAGTGTGTCGGCTGCGGAAAATGCGCGGCAAAGTGTCCGAGACATATTATTCTCGGCACACCGGCAGAACCGGAGAAAAAAGAAGAAGCAACTGCGTAA